The genome window GCCTTAGAAGATAAAGCTGTACAATATATATTTAATAACGAAATAAAGCTTAAAGAAAAGAAATATACTAAGGAAGAGCTAGAGAAATATCTAGAGGCAGAAGAGCAACGTATTACTTTGATTTAAAGTTTATTAATTGTCATTGCGAGCATTCGTAGAATGCGTGGCAATCTCATGAAATAATAACCAACTCTTGAGATTGCTTCGCCTTGATTACTAAGTAATTCTTCTAGCAATGACGATGAAATCGATCCACAAAACAACACCTACTCGCTAAGTAATATTACTCCTGATTTTTTATAGTCTTTAAAGCTAGTTTAACTATTTTATTTACCCCTAGATTAGTGTAGGTAGAGATAGAAAAAACTTCTTTATTAGTAGCTTTCTGCAACTTATTTATTTTTTCTTGTATTTCCTCATCGGTAAGAACATCACATTTATTAATACATATGATTTCGATTTTATTTTTTAGATAATCGGAATATGATTCAAGCTCAAGACGTACCGTATTATAATCTGCCACTACATCATTACTAGAGCCGTCTATTAAATGTATTAATACATTACATCTTTCTATATGTTTTAAGAATTTATCGCCAAGTCCGTGACCTTGATGAGCTCCTTCGATCAAGCCTGGGATATCGGCTATAACAAATTCTTCATCGTCAACATATACTACTCCAAGATTCGGCACTAAAGTAGTAAAGGGATAATCGGCAATTTTAGGCTTGGCTGCTGTTACAACCGATAAAAAAGTAGATTTACCGGCATTTGGAAGACCCACAAGCCCAACATCAGAGAGAAGTTTTAAGCTTAAATGAATCCACATTTCTTCAGCAATTTCCCCTTCCGTACGCTTTCTTGGAGCTTGATTAACTGATGTTTTGAAATGGCTGTTACCAAGACCGCCGCTTCCTCCTTTAATCAGCTCAAAGCTTTGATCATCTTCAGTAAAGTCATGCAGTAATATGTGACCGTCCTCAGAAAAGATTTGAGTACCGATCGGAACATCAAGAACTAACGATTTTCCTGATTTACCGCTTCTATTCGAGCCTTTACCATTTTCGCCGTTTTCTGCGGTAAAATGCTGTTTATATCGATAATTTACTAGCGTATTAAGATGGTGATTACTCCTGAAAATAACACTACCGCCACGCCCACCGTCACCGCCGTCCGGTCCGCCTCTGTCAATAAATTTCTCACGATGAAAACTAACGCAACCATTCCCGCCGTTTCCACCTTTTATATATATTTTAACTTCATCAATAAAATTCATATTTGCCTTAGTGTCATACCGTGGCTTGACCACGGTATCCATAGATGTTTATTATTTTAAGTCTTTTCTGGATACCGTGGTCAAGCCACGGTATGACAGTGAGTTTTACCTCTCCCCAATTACCTTATACTCTCTATGTACATAACCGGTGTAAAGTTGTCTTGGTCTGCTGATTTTTTGTTCAGGGTCTTCGTGCATTTCTTTCCATTGTGCCATCCAGCCTACGGTTCTTGCTATTGCAAAAAGTACCGTGAACATTTGCGACGGTATACCCATAGCTTTATAGATAATACCAGAATAAAAATCAACATTTGGATATAATTTTCTCTCAATAAAATATTCATCTTTAAGAGCGATAGCTTCAAGTTCTATTGCTATTTGCAGAAGTGGGTTGTTTTCTAGCTGTCCGAGTTCCTTTAATACTTCTTTGCAGGTTTCTTTAAGTACTGCGGCACGCGGATCGTAGTTTTTATATACACGATGACCGAAGCCCATCAACCTAAATGGATCATTTTTATCCTTAGCTTTAGCTATATATTTAGGGATATTCTCAGAACTACCGATTTCTTTAAGCATATTTATTACCGCTTCATTAGCCCCGCCGTGAGCAGGTCCCCAAAGTGAGGCAATCCCTGTACTTACGCAAGCAAAAGGGTTAGCCCCAGATGAACCGGCAATTCGGACTGTTGAAGTAGAAGCGTTCTGCTCGTGGTCAGCATGTAGGATAAATATTTTATTAAGAGCATTTTTTATTATTGGATTTACTTTATATTTTGTACAAGGCGTTGCAAACATCATATGCAGAAAATTTTCGGTAAAATCTAGCGAATTATCAGGATAAATAAACGGTTGCCCTATAGAATATTTATAAGACATTGCGGCAATGGTAGGTATCTTAGCAATCATTCTAATAGCGGTAAGTTCGTAGTCTGCTTCTTTAAAATTCAGTAAATCAGGATAAAATGCCGAAAGAGAACCAACAGCCGCAAGCATAATAGCCATAGGATGAGAAGAGCTACAAAAAGTTTGAAATAAATAGTGTAATCTTTCATTCACTAATGAATGATGAGCAACCTGTTTAGTGAAATTACTATACTGCTCACTACTTGGTAATTCTCCATAGATTAACAAATATGCCACTTCTAAAAAATCGCTTTTCTCGGCTAAATCTTTAATGTCATATCCTCGATGCCGCAAGATTCCTTTATCACCGTCTATATAAGTGATAGTAGACTGACAAGAAGCAGTAGACATAAAGCCCGGGTCATAAGTAAAACAATCGGCTTCCGAAGATACCCTGCTTATATCGATTACATCCTCACCAATACTTGCTTTAAGTATAGGTAATTTAAATATTTTTCCTCTGATTTTTAATTCGGCAAATTCTGAATCATTATTATTTTCATTGGTCATATATATATACCCTTTGTTGTTATATATCAATATAACCTTAATTTCAGAAAATTAGAAATGAATTATTATTTATGAGGATTTAAAAATTTTCTTTGATATCTTGCTCAGCTTACAAGATTAATGAAAATTTAAAATGCACACGCTTCTACTTTCAACTGCAAGCCTAAAGCACTCAATAAAGAACCTATATTGTCGAAACTTGGATTACCTTTGCTAGATAACATTCTATATATATGTTGTCTATTTATGTGAGCTTCTTTAGAGATTTTTGCTATACCTCCTCTTGCTATAATGGCTTCTTTTAAAGTAGCCAAAAATAGCTCCTTATTATGATCTACGAAATATTGCTCTAACGCTTCATTAATATACCCAGCTAATATTTCCTCATTTTGCAATTTTTCTTTTAAATAATCTGTAAACTTTTCCATATAATACCTTAATTTCGTTTATAAACTTCTTCTATTATTTCTAAAGCTTTTTCAATATCTTTGCTTTGTGTATCTTTATTACCTGCATTTAATAGTAGAATAATTTTATTATCTTTTTCAGTAAAATATATTCTATAACCTTTGCCAAAGAAAAACCTAAGTTCATATAGTCTTCTTTTTATCTGCTTATGGTCACCATAAATTCCATATTCTAGTCGAACTAATCTATTAAGAATCCTACTATGCGTCTCTGTCTCTAATTTTTCTAACCAATCTTTAATATAAGATTTACCATTTTTTGTTATAAAAAATTGTATTTGTTTAGTTTTTTGCATATTAATCTTAATCAGAGATAATTATGTTGTCGCATAAATACGACTAGTTGTCCAGTAAAAAATTATTTTGAAAAGTACATGAAGCTGCGGATACTAGATTAATGTACAAGTTATTTAAGAAGTCTATTACTCACCAAATACTCCTTAATTTTGAGTAAATCATACCATGAGGTGCGTTTTTGCATAGGTTGGCGTAGTAGATAAGCAGGGTGGAAGATTGCCGTAGTTTGAATAGGAGCTGATAGATATTTATTGGTATAAAAATAATATTCTTGTCTAATTTTAGTAATACCCGAATTTTTCCCAAGTAAGCTAGTTGCAGCTGTGCTACCGACTAAAATAATTAGCTTAGGGCTAATAAGAGCAATGTGTTTTTCAACAAACGGTCTACAAATATCGACTTCTTCAAGTGTTGGCTGTCTATTAGCGGGAGGGCGCCAAAATACCGTATTAGTAATATAAGCGTTATTTTTCCGTGAAATTCCGATAGCGTGCAGCATATTATCAAGTAAATTGCCGCTTTCGCCGCAAAAAGGTATTCCTTTCAAATCCTCAGTACTTCCAGGAGCTTCGCCTATTAACATAATTTTAGCTTCCAAATTACCATCACCGAAAACCGTATTAGTAGCAAATTTCTCAAGTTCACAACCTTTAAAATTTAGTAGAGATTCTTTTAGTTCTTCGATATTATTAGCTTTATCGGCAAGAGATCTTGCTAAGGTTATATTATCATGAATTTTATCATTCATGTTGAATGCAGCTTCTTTTGTAGGCATAGGTTTTATACTCGTTGAACTTGAAAAATTATCTACGTCGTCTTTGTAAGACCTCGGATGCTGAACGTTTATTATACGCTCCGCTCCTCGGCTTACAGACTCCTTGCTCTTTTCCAAGTTGAACTTCGTATCCAAACCCTTCATTTCACAGGAGTATACTTGTGAATTTAACTGTAGCTTGGTATTATTACTCACTTTTAATTTCGGTGGATGCTCGTAGCAACAATATTCAACACCGATTGCACTTAACCATTTAAGCGTATTATTCATTATCTTAAAATAACATATGTTAACATATCATGTACCAAACGAACTAAATAACATAAGGCTTGATAAAGCTTTATCATCGCTTCTTGAAAATGTCTCTAGAAATCAAATCCAAAAAGCCATTAAAAGTTCTTGCGTACAAGTTAATGATGTAATTATTTCTGATCCTGATGTTTTGGTCAAGGAGAATGATATTATATTATTTTCTTTTAAAGAACCTGAAGAGCTAAAAATTGTAGCAGCAAATATAGCACTTGATATAATTTACGAAGATGATGATTTGATAGTAATTAACAAAGCTGCAGGTATGACGGTACACCCGGGAGCAGGGCATCATGATGATACTCTTGTTAATGCACTACTTCACCATACGAAAAATTTATCGGATATAGGTTCAGCAGAAAGACCAGGGATAGTGCATCGTTTGGATAAAGATACTACGGGCTTAATGGTAGTTGCTAAAAATAATAAAGCACATATGCTACTTGCAAATCAGATAGAACAAAGGCAGGTAATACGGAAATATAAAGCGTTAGTTTGGGGAGTAATTAATCCGCTAGAAGGATTCATTAAGAATAATATCGGTCACAGTAGAGTAGACCGCCAAAAAATGACCATATTAAAATATGGCGGTAAAGAAGCCGTGACACATTATAAAACTCTAGAATTGTTTCACAAGGGTACTATTAGTATGGTGGAGTGCAAACTTAGTACCGGTAGGACTCATCAAATTAGGGTACAGCTAAGCCATTTAAAGCATTCCGTAGTCGGTGATCAAACTTATGGTAATAACGACCGAAAAATTGCTCATTCCCCCCCTGAACTAAAAGCAAAATTAATTGATTTTAAACGTCAAGCCCTGCATTCTTGGTATTTAAGCTTTACTCATCCGACTAGTAATGAGATTATGGAATTCTCTTGTGAGTTGCCAAGGGATATGGAGGAGATTATAGCCACCGATGCACTGCACAAATTCATTGAACTTAAGAAACAAGCTTCTTTGGGTAGTATAGAAGATATTTTAGAGATGAAAAATCTAGGTAGAAAATGAGAACTTGACATAAATTGTATTACAACTATAATTACACTATGTGTTTATAATTGTAATACTTAAGAGTTATGTCTGCACTTACTGTAAGATTACCCGATGATTTAGCCGAGGAAGTAGCTAAAAGGGCTAAAAAACTTCATATTTCACGTAGTCAATATATTAGAAGATCTATTGAAACTATGAATAAAAGCCTATATGAGCAAGAAAGGAAGGAAAAATTATTTGCAATTAGTATGCGTACAAGAAAAGAAAGCATGAAAATAAATTCCGAATTTTCTAATATAGAGCATGACCCTGAAAATTAATCTCGGAGAAATTTGGCTTGCCGATTTAAATCCTAGAGTTGGTAGTGAGCTTGGTAAAACAAGACCTGTATTGATTATTCAAGATCAAGTATTATTGGACGCAAAACATCCTTCTACTTTAATCATTCCGCTAACAACTAATTTAATAGACGATGCTTTCCCTTTACGAATTCGTATTAAAGCTCATAATAAATTAGAAAGAGATTCAGATCTTTTAATAGACCAAATACGTAGCATAGATAATAAACGCTTAATTCTAGGGCCTCTAACTACTTGCAGTCCTATCATTATGCAAACAATATATAAAGCAATATTAGAAGTTATAGGAGTTGGACCTGTTCCGTGCAATATTCTATAAAACAAGTCTTGAGTAAAGCATCAGATAAATTAAATAAAATAGGCATCAATTCACCGCAATTAGAAGCACGAATTTTACTACAGCATGTTATAAATAAACCTACCCAATATTTGCTGATTAATCTTGATGAGCAGTTAAATGAAGCTGAAATAGAAGCTTTTGAAAAACTGTTAGAGAGAAGATTAAAGCATGAACCGATAGCGTATATTACAGGTGTTAAAGAATTTTACTCACGTAAATTTATCGTTAATAAACATGTGTTAATCCCCCGTGCGGATACGGAGTTGTTAGTTGATGTTGTATTTCAATGTCATTCCCGCGTAGGCGGGAATCCAGAAAAAAAGCGACTGGATTCTGTGGTCAAGCCATGGAATGACAATTTTCATATATTAGAACTCGGGGCAGGTAGCGGCTGCATTGCTATCAGCCTATTATGTGAACTACCAAACGCTAAGGCAGTAGCTACTGATATCAGTCTTGATGCAATAGAAGTTGCTAAAACTAATGCTTTAAGACATCATGTAACAAATCGTATCCAGATTATTCACAGTGATTGGTTTGAGAATATTGAGGGTCAGAAATTTGACTTTATTGTTAGCAACCCCCCATATATATCTATAGACGAAAAATCAGAGATGGCAATTGAAACAATCAATTATGAACCGTCTATTGCTTTATTTGCTGAAGAAGACGGACTGCAATCTTACCGTTTAATCGCCGAAAATGCCAAGCAATTCTTAAAACCAAACGGTAAGATTGTATTAGAAATAGGTTTTAAACAGGAAGAGGCGGTAACCCAAATTTTCTTAAGTAATGGTTATAATATTGAAAGCATTTATAAGGATCTACAAGGTCATAATAGGGTAATATTATTTTCTCCTATCAATCTCAATAGGTCATACGCAAGACGTATAGGAAAAAGCTTATCAGGGCTGCAACAAAATTTGTTAGATAACGAACTACCGAAATATTTATTTTCCAAAGAAAAACTTATTGATGAAAAACGTAAAATCTTTTTAGAGATAGGCTTTGGTATGGGTGAGCATTTCATTAACCAAGCTAAAATGAACCCTAACGCACTTTTTATAGGTGTAGAGGTATATTTAAACGGCGTTGCAAATGTTTTAAAGCTTGCTGCTGAGCAGAATATTACGAATTTTTTATTATTCCCTAATAATTTGGATTTAATATTAAACGATTTACCTAATAATAGCCTTGATGGAATCTATATTTTATTTCCCGATCCATGGATAAAAAATAAGCAAAAAAAGAAACGTATTTTCAATAAAGAACGACTTAAGATTTTACAAGACAAGCTAAAAAATAACGGTAGTTTAGTATTTGCTTCCGATATCGAAAATTATTTTTATGAAGCAATTGAGTTAATTGAGCAGAACGGTAATTTTGAAATTATGAATAAAAATAATTATTTAAAGCCGCATGATAATTATATAATTACCAAATATCATCAAAAAGCTATTAAGGAAAATAGAACTCCAAAGTTTATGATTTTGCAGCACGTTTCAGACGATCATTAATTGCAGCCCCGATATTTATCGATGGTATAGGAGCAACTGCTATACCGCTTACATCATGAGAGGCAGCATAATCGTCAAAAATTCTCAAATGAGCATAAAGATTTGCAGCAGCTTCTATAAGATCACCTTTAAGGCTTAGGTTTAATGAAAACTTTCCCGTAAGCTTGCTATCACCAAAATTTAACCCAATTTCTTTATCCTCTAAATTTGTAGCATTTAGTCTAACCGGTACTTTTGGTGAATAGTGTTTAGCAAGCATTCCAGGAGCTTTTACAGCGTCATTCACAAAGCTTGATACAAGCGAATTTTGTAGGACTCGTCTGTGCTCACGTACTAATGTACGCTGTGCAGACTCGCCCTTAAATTCATCTTGTCTGAAGCTTTGTGAATTTAGCTGTACGTCATTTGTTACTTTAAAAACTTTTACCCCAAGTACTTCTTCTAAAATTTCAGCAGTTATAAACCCTTCTCTTAATATAGTAAGATTAGTCGTTGTAGTATCAATTATCGTTGACTCTAGCCCATATTCAGATTGGTAGATTTCAGGAGCTAAGATAAAAATCTCTTCATTATCTGAAAAGTGTCTTGTAACATGCTCGTTATTTGTTGGACTAATATAGTTTGAAGGGTTGGCACTTGGTGCGGCAATAGGTACGCCTGATTGTCTGATAAGTTCTAATGCTAGCGGATAAGACGGTATCCGAATCGCTATTGTATTAAGCCCTGCCGTTACACTAGGAGCAATATTTGCATTCTCTTTTAAAGGCACAACTATAGATAATGGTCCAGGCCAAAATTTTTCTGCTATTTTTGTAGCTAAATCATTAAACTTTCCTATTTCGTTTGCTTGCTCTATGGAGGAGACATGCACGATAAGCGGATTGATAGCAGGGCGGTTTTTGAACTGAAAAATCTTTAAACATGCTTCATTGTTTGTAGCATCTGCTCCAATCCCATAAACTGTTTCAGTTGGAAAAACAACCACCTTACCGGATTTTATAAATTGAACTGCTTTGCTTATCATTATTTAGTTATTTTTGTTTTTCTATTTGTCATCCTAGCTAACTTGATCACGGGCCCCAGTCTTTTTTAATTTTTTTTCTGGATACCGTGGTCAAGCCACGGTATGACAGGTTTCAATCATAAGCGGTTAAACTTAGCTACTTTATCAAATAATTCACAGATATTCTGTAATAACGATAAACGATTCCCCACAATTTTTGGATCAGGATCATTAACGAGTACATTATCAAAAAAGCTAGTAATCGGAGCTAATAGAGATGATAATAAACTTAAAGCTTTCTTATAATCTTTATCAGCTATACTATCTATAATTTGCGACGAAATTTTTTGGATTACTTCAAATAATTCTTGTTCAGGCTGTGTACTAAAGAGACTCGCATCAACTAAGCCGGTAATTTTCTGACCATCAATTATATTGCTGGCTCGTTTGTAAGCATTTAATAATTGTTTGCCTGCGTTTTCTATTAAAAATTCTTTTAACGCATCAAGCTTAAATTTTGTATCCAATAAATTTAAATTAAGAACTGCATTAATTAACGCAATATCATAGTCATTTTTAAAGTAAAATTTTGCTCTTTCTTCAAAGAAAGACACTACTAAGTTCTTATTTTCATCAGATAAGTCTTTATATAAATTTATAGAAAAATTAATTAAATCATTTAAATTTAGCTCTAATTTATTCTCAATTATTATCTTAATTATACCAAGAGCTTGGCGTCTTAAGGCATATGGATCACCTGAGCCTGTTGGTGCTTCACCCGCTATCATTAGACCGGTTAAACTATCTAGCTTATCGGCTAACGCAAGCAGTGCAGCATTCCCGCTCGGTATATTATCATTAAGTCCTTGAGGTTTATAATGGTCTCTAATTGCAGCGGCTACTTCTTCGCCTAGTCCCTCATGTTTTGCATAATAATAGCCCATAATACCTTGTAAATCAGGAAACTCCCCAACCATTTCAGAAACGAGATCGCTTTTGCAAAGTTTAGCTGCCGTAATTAAATCTTTATTATTTGGAGCTATATGACCACAAATTTTAGCTACACGCTCAACTTTCTCTCTTAAGTTACCAAGCTTTGCATGAAATGTTACAGCTTCTAATTTACCTAATCTTGATTCTAAAGTTTTAGCTACATCTTGTTTATAAAAATATAAAGCATCTGAAAGACGTGCTGATAATACCTTTTCATTGCCTTTAATAACGAGCTTAGTATTTGCAAATCTGCCATTACTGACAAAGAGAAAATATTGTGCAAAATTTCCTTCTTTATCAAATAAACAAAAATATTTCTGATGTGTACGCATCGAAGAAATAAGTACTTCTTTAGGTAGCTCTAAGAATTTTTTTGAGATTTTTCCAAGTAATACAACAGGAAATTCACTAAGCCCTGCTACTTCTTCAATTAAACGATTATCTTCTTTTATGTTTAGATCATGAGAATTTGCAAGTTCCAATAAACCAGTTTTAATTATTTCTTCTCGCTTTGTTCTTTCTAAAATAACATGGTTTTCTAAAATCTTACTTTTATAATCTTCAAAATCTGTTATTTTCAGTTTTTTATTACAGTTCAGACGATGACCAAATGTAATATTATTAGACGTTAAATGACCAAATTGCAACGGTAGTACTTCGCCGTCAAATATACATAAAATATTACGCAGGGGTCTAACCCACTTTATATTATAGTCGCCCCAAAACATTGATTTTGCCCAGCTATATTTATTAATAGCCTCTATAATAATCTCCGGCAAAATCTCTTTTATTTCTCTTTCTTCTGTTTTTTTGACAAAGAAATAATATAGCTGATTATTAATTAATTTAGTAGAAAGCTCTAATTTACTAACGTTATGAGCTTTACAAAAGCCGTTAATAGCGGCTTCCGGAGCATCTAAGCTAGGTCCTTTAATTTCCGTTTCTTTCGGCAGCGTTACTTTCGGCAGGTAGGTAGCATGCAGCGTTATCCTGCGAGGTCCTACGAATAGTTGTACTTTTGCAAATATTTCGTTTTCTTCAAAAATCTTTGTAAATATATTGAAATAACCCTCTTCAGCATTTTTTTGCATTAATGCAGGTATTTCTTCACTAAATAGCTCTAATAATAACTCGCTCACTCGTTCATCTCCAACCATTTTGTACAACAAATTTTTGCTAAATAACGCACTCTTAAAACATAAGAGGCACGTTCAGTGACGCTAATTACCCCAAGTGCATTTAGTTGATTAAATGTATGACTTGCCTTAAGGCATTCATCATAAGCAGCTAACGGCACATCTCTGTCAACTAGTCTTTTGCATTCCTCTTCACTATCTTTGAAATGCTGCAGTAACATTTCACTATTCGCAAGTTCTAAATTATATTTTGAAAATTGTCTTTCAGCCTCAAAATCTACTTCACCGTATTTTAAAGCTTTTTCTCCTACCTGCCCATTCCAATCAAGTTCTTTTACTTCATCGACACCTTGAATATATAACGCAAGTCTCTCTAAGCCGTAAGTGATTTCACCGGCAACGGGACGGCATTCAATCCCGCCGATTTGCTGCATATAAGTAAATTGCGATACTTCCATACCGTTACACCATACTTCCCAGCCAAGCCCTGCAGCACCTAAGGTTGGCGATTCCCAATCATCTTCGACAAAACGAATATCATGTTTTTTTAAATCTATTCCTAAACATTCTAAACTTTTAAGATATAGCTCTTGAATATTATCCGGCGATGGCTTTAGGATAACCTGAAACTGATAATAATGCTGCATTCTGTTGGGGTGCATGCCATATCTGCTATCCCCTGGTCTTCTTGATGGCTGAACATATGCAACAGACCAAGGTTTTGAGCCAAGACATCTAAGCACGGTTGCAGGGTGAAACGTACCTGCTCCAACATGTGCATCGTAAGGCTGCAAAATTGCACAGCCGTAATCCTGCCAGTAATTTTGTAATGTCAGTATAATTTGCTGAAATGATAGTTTTTTCATAGGAAGTTATTAGTGAAGAAATTTTGATTAGTCAAAAGGATTAAATATTTTAATGTTAAACATATTATAATGTTTTGTATTTCTAGTAACTAATATCATATTATTTTGTTTTGCTTGTGCTGCTATTAAAGTATCAATTGCATTAGTACCGTCTATACTCATTAATTCACCCCATTCTTCACATATTTCTTTGTCAATATTAAGAATTCTCTCATTATAGTCTATTATTATTTTTTCTAACCATTTCTCTAATTGTAGACTTGCTCTTTTATTGTTCTTTACTAATTTTGATATTCCCTTTCTTATTTCACCTATGGTTATACAACTTAAGTGCAGCTGGCTAGCATGAACAATTGAAAACCATGCTGCTACTTGAGAATTAGGATTTTTCTTTTTGATTTCAGATACAACATTAGTATCTACTAAATATTTCATAGCTCAAAATCTCTTGCTTTTCCTTGCACTCTCTCAATAACCAAATTATCTATCTTAGGCATGCTCAATAAATGTTCTTTAAAATCAGGTTTTTTTTTAGTAAGTTGTTTATAGTCTTTTATACTCATAATTACAACTGCGTCTTCGCCTCTTTTTGTAATACATTGAGGAGTGCCAT of Rickettsia tillamookensis contains these proteins:
- a CDS encoding RluA family pseudouridine synthase, producing MLTYHVPNELNNIRLDKALSSLLENVSRNQIQKAIKSSCVQVNDVIISDPDVLVKENDIILFSFKEPEELKIVAANIALDIIYEDDDLIVINKAAGMTVHPGAGHHDDTLVNALLHHTKNLSDIGSAERPGIVHRLDKDTTGLMVVAKNNKAHMLLANQIEQRQVIRKYKALVWGVINPLEGFIKNNIGHSRVDRQKMTILKYGGKEAVTHYKTLELFHKGTISMVECKLSTGRTHQIRVQLSHLKHSVVGDQTYGNNDRKIAHSPPELKAKLIDFKRQALHSWYLSFTHPTSNEIMEFSCELPRDMEEIIATDALHKFIELKKQASLGSIEDILEMKNLGRK
- a CDS encoding type II toxin-antitoxin system PemK/MazF family toxin; protein product: MTLKINLGEIWLADLNPRVGSELGKTRPVLIIQDQVLLDAKHPSTLIIPLTTNLIDDAFPLRIRIKAHNKLERDSDLLIDQIRSIDNKRLILGPLTTCSPIIMQTIYKAILEVIGVGPVPCNIL
- the trmB gene encoding bifunctional peptide chain release factor N(5)-glutamine methyltransferase PrmC/tRNA (guanosine(46)-N7)-methyltransferase TrmB, with translation MQYSIKQVLSKASDKLNKIGINSPQLEARILLQHVINKPTQYLLINLDEQLNEAEIEAFEKLLERRLKHEPIAYITGVKEFYSRKFIVNKHVLIPRADTELLVDVVFQCHSRVGGNPEKKRLDSVVKPWNDNFHILELGAGSGCIAISLLCELPNAKAVATDISLDAIEVAKTNALRHHVTNRIQIIHSDWFENIEGQKFDFIVSNPPYISIDEKSEMAIETINYEPSIALFAEEDGLQSYRLIAENAKQFLKPNGKIVLEIGFKQEEAVTQIFLSNGYNIESIYKDLQGHNRVILFSPINLNRSYARRIGKSLSGLQQNLLDNELPKYLFSKEKLIDEKRKIFLEIGFGMGEHFINQAKMNPNALFIGVEVYLNGVANVLKLAAEQNITNFLLFPNNLDLILNDLPNNSLDGIYILFPDPWIKNKQKKKRIFNKERLKILQDKLKNNGSLVFASDIENYFYEAIELIEQNGNFEIMNKNNYLKPHDNYIITKYHQKAIKENRTPKFMILQHVSDDH
- the obgE gene encoding GTPase ObgE, which gives rise to MNFIDEVKIYIKGGNGGNGCVSFHREKFIDRGGPDGGDGGRGGSVIFRSNHHLNTLVNYRYKQHFTAENGENGKGSNRSGKSGKSLVLDVPIGTQIFSEDGHILLHDFTEDDQSFELIKGGSGGLGNSHFKTSVNQAPRKRTEGEIAEEMWIHLSLKLLSDVGLVGLPNAGKSTFLSVVTAAKPKIADYPFTTLVPNLGVVYVDDEEFVIADIPGLIEGAHQGHGLGDKFLKHIERCNVLIHLIDGSSNDVVADYNTVRLELESYSDYLKNKIEIICINKCDVLTDEEIQEKINKLQKATNKEVFSISTYTNLGVNKIVKLALKTIKNQE
- a CDS encoding type II toxin-antitoxin system RelE/ParE family toxin, producing the protein MQKTKQIQFFITKNGKSYIKDWLEKLETETHSRILNRLVRLEYGIYGDHKQIKRRLYELRFFFGKGYRIYFTEKDNKIILLLNAGNKDTQSKDIEKALEIIEEVYKRN
- a CDS encoding DNA-binding protein; the encoded protein is MEKFTDYLKEKLQNEEILAGYINEALEQYFVDHNKELFLATLKEAIIARGGIAKISKEAHINRQHIYRMLSSKGNPSFDNIGSLLSALGLQLKVEACAF
- a CDS encoding citrate synthase, which encodes MTNENNNDSEFAELKIRGKIFKLPILKASIGEDVIDISRVSSEADCFTYDPGFMSTASCQSTITYIDGDKGILRHRGYDIKDLAEKSDFLEVAYLLIYGELPSSEQYSNFTKQVAHHSLVNERLHYLFQTFCSSSHPMAIMLAAVGSLSAFYPDLLNFKEADYELTAIRMIAKIPTIAAMSYKYSIGQPFIYPDNSLDFTENFLHMMFATPCTKYKVNPIIKNALNKIFILHADHEQNASTSTVRIAGSSGANPFACVSTGIASLWGPAHGGANEAVINMLKEIGSSENIPKYIAKAKDKNDPFRLMGFGHRVYKNYDPRAAVLKETCKEVLKELGQLENNPLLQIAIELEAIALKDEYFIERKLYPNVDFYSGIIYKAMGIPSQMFTVLFAIARTVGWMAQWKEMHEDPEQKISRPRQLYTGYVHREYKVIGER
- the glyS gene encoding glycine--tRNA ligase subunit beta, which codes for MSELLLELFSEEIPALMQKNAEEGYFNIFTKIFEENEIFAKVQLFVGPRRITLHATYLPKVTLPKETEIKGPSLDAPEAAINGFCKAHNVSKLELSTKLINNQLYYFFVKKTEEREIKEILPEIIIEAINKYSWAKSMFWGDYNIKWVRPLRNILCIFDGEVLPLQFGHLTSNNITFGHRLNCNKKLKITDFEDYKSKILENHVILERTKREEIIKTGLLELANSHDLNIKEDNRLIEEVAGLSEFPVVLLGKISKKFLELPKEVLISSMRTHQKYFCLFDKEGNFAQYFLFVSNGRFANTKLVIKGNEKVLSARLSDALYFYKQDVAKTLESRLGKLEAVTFHAKLGNLREKVERVAKICGHIAPNNKDLITAAKLCKSDLVSEMVGEFPDLQGIMGYYYAKHEGLGEEVAAAIRDHYKPQGLNDNIPSGNAALLALADKLDSLTGLMIAGEAPTGSGDPYALRRQALGIIKIIIENKLELNLNDLINFSINLYKDLSDENKNLVVSFFEERAKFYFKNDYDIALINAVLNLNLLDTKFKLDALKEFLIENAGKQLLNAYKRASNIIDGQKITGLVDASLFSTQPEQELFEVIQKISSQIIDSIADKDYKKALSLLSSLLAPITSFFDNVLVNDPDPKIVGNRLSLLQNICELFDKVAKFNRL
- a CDS encoding ribbon-helix-helix domain-containing protein, coding for MSALTVRLPDDLAEEVAKRAKKLHISRSQYIRRSIETMNKSLYEQERKEKLFAISMRTRKESMKINSEFSNIEHDPEN
- a CDS encoding glycine--tRNA ligase subunit alpha → MKKLSFQQIILTLQNYWQDYGCAILQPYDAHVGAGTFHPATVLRCLGSKPWSVAYVQPSRRPGDSRYGMHPNRMQHYYQFQVILKPSPDNIQELYLKSLECLGIDLKKHDIRFVEDDWESPTLGAAGLGWEVWCNGMEVSQFTYMQQIGGIECRPVAGEITYGLERLALYIQGVDEVKELDWNGQVGEKALKYGEVDFEAERQFSKYNLELANSEMLLQHFKDSEEECKRLVDRDVPLAAYDECLKASHTFNQLNALGVISVTERASYVLRVRYLAKICCTKWLEMNE